The genomic region CAGAAACTAAAGTTGGCATATTCGCGGTGGCGGGGGTAATACTTTTCGGCATTTCGGTATATATGCTTGGCAATATTTCAACAGGCGGCGAATATAAAGTTAACGTAAGATTTAGCGACGTTACCGGACTGCCCGGTAAATCAACGGTTAAACTTAACGGCGTTGACGTGGGTAAAGTGCGCCGCATAAAAATGAACGGAGACCATGTTCTTGTTACGGTTGGTATCAAAGACGGGGTTGAAATTTACCGCGACGCGGCTTTTAAAATTACCACAAGCAGTATAATAGGTTCTAAATTTTTAAGTATAGCGCAGGGAAAGCCGGGCAAAGGCATCCTTAAAAACGGCGATACGATTGACGGCGCTAATGAACCTTCCATGGACCAAATGGTTCAGGAAACCCTTGCAAGCGTAAAACAATTTGTTGACAGTATTAACGGAGATGGCGGCCTTGGTGAGGATTTGAACGCCACTTTATCTAATGTGCGTAATCTTTCCGCCAATTTAAATGAACTGATAGCGAGTTTAAAACCTTATTTAGAAAATTCCGCCCATGATATAAGTTATATGACTGCCGATTTGCGTGATCTTATAGCAAAGGCCGACAGTATTGTTGATAAAATTGACAATGGCGACGGCATGATAGGCGCGCTTATTAATGATCCGGAAGTGAAACAAAATGTTAAAGAATCTTTTGCAGATTTAAAAGAAACTTTAGCCGAAACAAAAACATTTGTGGGTAAAATGTCGCGCTTTAGAGTGTTTTGGGTTTTTGACGGTTATTATAATATGGACGCTGAAGCGCTTGCCGCGCAAGTGGCGCTTAAAGTTTACCCCAGCAATAACTACACATATTACCGCGCGGGTTTTGCCAATATCGGCAATGAGGATGATTTTGTCAGCGATAATGATTATATGGAAAGGAACAAACTGGATTTACGTTTGGGCTTTTACAACAATTACTTTGATTTCTCCGCGGGTTTAGTGTGGGGAGCCGGCGGTGCAGAACTTATTTTGAAACCTTTTTACGGGCACGGTTTTTGGGAACGCCTTACATTGCAGGGCCGTTTTACGGATTTTGGGCGCGACAGGACAATTAATAACCGCGATTTCTCCAAACCTAACGTTCTTTACGGTGTAAATTTTGAAATTAACAGGTTTATTGAAATCGGCGCTGGTATGTCGGACGCGCTTGAAGTTAACCAGCCATATATAAGAGCTATGATCAAGTTCCAAGATAAGGATATTTCCTCCTTCTTTGGGCTTGCGGCTATGGCCAGCAATTAGAAGAAATATAATTATGAGAATATTAAATACTGATGTCCTTGTAATAGGTTCGGGTCTGGCGGGCGCGACATACGCTTTAAAAGCGGCGCGCAATGGGCTTAATGTAATAATGATCTGCGGAGGGGAACTTGCGGAAACCAACAGCGACCTGGCGCAGGGCGGCGTTGTGTTTGAAAATCCCAAAACTGTTAACGGGCTTTTAAAAGATATACAAACGGCGGGTTGCGGGCTTTGTAATATCCCGGCTGCTAAAGATATTTGCGTTAACGGACACAAGGTAATTGAAGAGCTTTTTATTAAAGACCTGGGCGTTCCTTTTGACACGGATAAAAACGGCAAACTTTTACTAACCCGTGAAGGGGCGCACAGTAAAAAACGTATTTTGTATTCAAAAGATACCACCGGCCACGCTATGCTTTCACGCTTGCTTAGGCAGGTTAAAAAAACAAAAAATATAAAGACATTTACCCATAATACCGCGGTTGATTTGTTAACGCTTTCCCACAACTCTTCAGAAACGCTTGACCGCTACTATCCTTTAACCTGCTTCGGCGCTTATATTTTAGATAATAAAAAAAGCGAAGTTTACGCCGTTACCGCTAAAAAAACAGTTTTGGCTACAGGCGGCGCGGGGCAGCTTTACAGACATACTACCAACTCTCCTTCAAGCTTCGGCCACGGCATAGCCATGGCATACCGTGTGGGCGCAAGGGTTATGAATATGGAGTTTATGCAATTTCACCCCACGGTTTTCGGCAAAGGTAAAACGTTTTTAATATCCGAAGCCGTGCGCGGCGAAGGCGCCGTTCTAGTTAACTCCAAAGGGCGTCAGTTTATGAATAAATATCATCCTATGGGCTCTTTAGCTCCGCGAGATGTTGTGGCAAGAGCTATTGAAGAGCAACGCCTGCACGGTGATAAAGTATTTTTAGATTTATCCGCTATTAAGCCTGAGCATGTTAAGGAAAGATTTCCCAATATTTACAGCAAATGTTTAGAACAAGGCGTGGATATCACTAAAGAGAATATACCCGTTGTTCCGGCGGCGCATTATTTTTGCGGCGGAGTTTACGCTGATGTAAATGGCCGGACAAATATTTTAAATCTTAACGCCGTGGGGGAAACCGCCTGCACCGGCCTTCACGGGGCAAACCGCCTTGCAAGCACTTCACTTTTAGAAAGTTTATCTATGGGCGCGGCCTGTGCCAAAAAAGATTTTGAGGATATTAAAAAAACTAAATTTCATATTCCTGTTCCCAGAGAATGGCGCAGTCCCCGCGCTAAACCCGACCTTAATTTAATTAAGCAAGATATTTCCACCCTGCAAAGCACTATGTGGAACTATGTGGGGCTTATAAGAAGTAAAACGCATTTGCAAAGAGCCGAAAAAATTTTAAGGCATTTGCATAATGAAATAGCGGTTTTTTACCAAGACGTTGAACTTACGCCTGAGTTAATTAACCTTCGAAATGGCACACAAACGGGGCTTTTAATTACCTACGCGGCTTTAAAAAACAACAGAAATATAGGCTGCCACTTTATTTCTTAAAAGGATTAAACATGAAAAAAGGTTTTACGTTAATTGAACTTTTAGTTGTTGTTTTAATAATAGGTATTTTAGCGGCTATAGCTTTACCGCAGTATAATAAAGCGGTGGCCCGCAGCCGTTCGGCCGAGATGCTTCTTGCCTTAAAAGCAATTAACACCGCACAAAAAGCGCATGTGCTGGCAACAGGCTCTTTCGCTAAAGATTATGGCGAGCTTTCCATAGAATTCCCGGGCTGTAATTATCAAACTGTTTCCGGGACAATATCTATAAATTATTTAAAGTGTAATAAGTTCACGTCTGTAATTGAAACCACAGGCAGAGCAATTTTTATAGGTCCTTATAATGGAAGTAATATGAGTTTATCTCTAAACGAAAGAAGCACATATATTTTATATACTCCGCTTGCTACGGATGAGGTTATTTGCAGAGACGGCAATATTTTACCCGTAAAACCATCTTGTAAAGATATCGGTTTTACAAAAGCGTATACGGGGAACTCATGTTTTTGGGGTTCTTGCTATACCCAGTAACTTTTAAATACGTAATATATGTAAATCAAAGGAGGGGTGTATGAAATTAAGTTCAAAAGCAAGTTCGTTTTTAGCCTTAACGGGTATACTGTCTTTAGTTTTAGGTATTCTTGTTTTGGTCTATCCTGGGTTAACGCTTGTTACTTTGGCGTTTATTTTGGGTGTAGGAATTTTATGTACGGGCATTGTACAGTTGTCCGGCTATATAACCAATAAGGAAATGCTGACAAAGCCGGGTTGGACGCTTGTTGTAGCTTTGTTAGATATTTTTATAGGTATTTTCCTTCTCGCTAACTTGGGCGGTGCGGCGATGGCAATACCTTTTGTGGTCGGGTTTTGGGCAATGTTTGTAAGTATAACAAAAATTGCCGCGTCGGCTTCATTTAGAGAGTTGGGTTTTAAAAACTGGTGGGTTGTTTTAATATCAGGATTTTTGGGTTTGATTCTGTCATTCTTTATTATGTTCTGCCCGACATTCGGCGCTTTGGTTGTAATCGTTTATATAGGCGTATACTTGATTTTTGTGGGCATAACCGATATAGCAGAAGCTTTTTATGTAAGTAAGTTGAATTAAACACTGTTTTAAAAACGGCGCTTTAAAGACGCCGTTTTTTTTTGTCCTTTTGTGTTTAAAAATATAATTTAGTAAAATATATTTATGCGGTGTTTTTCACCGTTTTAATTTTTTTGGAGAGATGGCCGAGCGGTTTAAGGCGCTTGTCTTGAAAACAAGTGTGGGGGAAACTCCACCGTGGGTTCGAATCCCACTCTCTCCGTAGATTTGCCGTCTAAACAATATAGCTTTTAAGTACCCCTGTTATTTCAGGGGTACAATAAAGTCATCAAACTTTAAAAGGTTTTCTCTTTCTTCTTTTTTCCTTAATATTTTTAGCTTTTTTCTTATTGGTTTGTATTCGTTGTTGTGTTTCTTTTGTATCTCTATGCCGCACATAGGCGCATACCGTTTTTTGCCTGCTTTTTGTGCCTGTCTAGATGTGATATGGCTTGTTGTTGGCAAAAACGCAAAACAGAGTTTTGAAAAAAGCCCCCCGCATAGCGCGGAGGGCTTTTTTATTTAAATATCAATGCGAGTATCTGTCAGCTTAAAAAGCCAAACGGAAGCCTAAATTGCCGCCGAAGGCTTGTATCTTGCTTCCTGTTTCAAAAGTAGCCTGGCCATATACATAGATATCTTTGTTAAACTGATAATTCAGACCCAAGGCCGTTTCAAAAGCGCCGCCTGAAAGGTTTGTTTCGCTAACCGCGCCGGAGTAGCTGACATCGCCCTTTCCCATAAACGTTTGGCTGTAAGCAAGCTCTGCGTAAGGTTGTGTAAAAAGACCTGTTTGCCTTTTATGCATATACGCAAGCATTACCGAGGCTTTTGTTATTATATATGAGGCATTTTCATATTTTAAAGAACCGTTGCCGTTTTCAACATTTGTACTGTCTCCCGAAGCGTTTAAAAATGCCAATTCGGCTTTAGGTTCAACCCGCCACTGTGTACCGCGACAAGACATAATCTGAAACTCTTTACCGAATTCCGCGCTCATAGTAAACAGGTTTCTTCTGGGGGAATATTTAAGCTCGGTTCCTAAAGAAGAATAGTTAACCATATCTAAGTTTGTCCAAAAATTTCTTATGGTTAAATCTAAAAAATATGAAGAAGGGGTTATAAAAGTCATATAAGCGCCTACGCTGGGGGCATCGCCGTTTCCTTTACTGTAAAAACCGTTATCCTGTTTTGTTTTTACATTACCAGCAGTCATATAACCACCCATTAAACCGAGATAAATTCTGTTTTCGTCGCCTTCTCTCATTAAAAAATCATACCCGGCCTCAAAACCAAATATTGACATGTCTGTTTCTATCAGGTCATCTACGGTAATTTGCTTTCCGTATGATCTTGTCCAAACGCCGTGTTGTTTAGATGAGTTGCCGAAATTACGTAAGTCGCCTAAACGTTTTTGAAGGGAATTCATGCCTGTTTGTGCCATAACAACATTAAGCTGCGGTATGTTTAACATTGTTTTAAAAGTGTCTGTCATGGCGTTAGATAAGCGAAGGAAGAAAGACTGATTGTCCGACTGGTCTTTATTTCCCTGTAAAAGGAAATATTTAAAAGCGCCTGTATCAATGCTGCCGCCGTTTAACACAAATGAATTGGCGGAAATGTGCGCGCCGGCCTTAGCCTCTACTATTTTTATTTCAAGAGGGTCCGTACCGGGAAGAGTTGTGCTTGTATCATTTATAAACAAAGTGGTAGAACCGTTAGCTGAGCCGCTTACGGAAATCATATCCGTGCTGCCGCCGTTAACGTCTGTATTTAAATAGATATTGCCATTATGACCCATATAATTTTCAAGCGTCAGAGTATTATAAGCCCCGGACGTTTGAGAACCTATAAAAATATCAGAAGAGCTATTAGTAAGCGAGGTCATATTGGAAGAATTAATCATATTCCACGCGCTGTCCGTAAACGATACATGTGCGGCGGTATCCGCGGCTGTTGTTATAACGCCGCTTAGGAAGGCATCTTTTGCGTTAAACTCAGACTTGCCAACCATTACGCTTGGATCATTATGGTCAGCTATAGCCGTATTAACCAAAAGCGCGCTGTTACCTGTTGCCGTAACATTCTCTATATTATAAACGCCATAACCTATGGTTTGGAACAAAGTATCTTGCGTAAGCATGTTTATGGTTGAATCTTTTATATTAATTTCCGCGCCACCCTCTTGGCTTGATTCGGCTATTGCTAAATCATCATTTTCGGTTTGTATATACATGCCTTCAACATTAACCTGTGATAAAGCCACTTTTGTACCCGCAGACGGCCTGTTAACGTTCCATTGCGCAAAAAGGCCTGATTGCAAATTATCTTTAAAGGATAAAATATTAGATCCGTTACCTTTTATATTCATTGCGCCGCCGCCAAAGGTAGAGGCAATGGCATAGCTGTTATTTTCAAGGTATATATCCATATTGGTTATATTAAAATACTCGCTGCCTTCATACTGCGCGTTCTCCTGGGTAATAAGAGCATAGGTATTGCCGGAACCATATATTGTATGCAACCCCGATGTGCTGTTTATATCAATCGTAGCGCGTGAAGCAAGAATTCCGTTAGCGTTATCGGTAACGATTATATTGGAATCCTTCATTATGGCTTCGCCGTTGTACCAGGCTATTATGCCGAAGTTCTGGTTCTCAATATTTATAACGTTCATATTTTCGGCGTAGAATCTCCCGCCGTGCACGTCCATACCCATAGAGCTGCCGCTTAAACTTTTATCACCGTTATTTCGCAAGCGGATAATGTTAGTGCCTGTTGAGGATATTGCGTTTAAAACACCGCCGCCTGAGACATAAAGTCCTATTGCGCCGTTATCCGTCGCGGTAATATCAGTGTCCGTAACATTAAAAGTTATATTTCTACCTAATGAAAGGCCCGTGCCTGAGTTAGACGTAACCTTTGTGCCGTTATTTGTTAGCACAAGTTCTTTAACGTTAAAAACCAGCGGATCTTCCAAAGATGAGCCGTTTAATACTATGCCTGAAGCGCCGTTGTCTTTTGCTACAAAGCTAAATTCAGAATCGACCTGTGTCTGCCAGTCAATATTACCCGCCAAGCTAAAGCCGGTTCCGCCGTTATTAAAAGCGTTGATCTGCGTAAAGTTTATAAGCTGGGTTGAACCTGTAAATTTTGCGCCGTCTCCGCCGTTGTTTGAAAAGATCATCTTCCCTTCGGTGTTATTACTTTTTAAGGAAAGAGTTCCTCCGCTTGCCAACATTCCCGTTCCGCCGTTGCCGGAAATGTTTATCCCATCGACATTGGCTATTTCTAAATTATCCAGCCTTAAATATACGCCGTGGTTTCCGTTGCCGGTTACGCTTAAATCACCCACGCCGAAGACCCTGCCTGCCGCGTCTATAGATACGCTGCCCGAGTAAACGTGCAGCCCGTATCTGCCGTTATTATTAAGCTGGAGCGAAGCTAAATCCTTAAGCTCCAAATTAGCCGCGCTGGAATATATGCCGTCGCTGGCAGCTCCCGTATTATTGCTTGAACTTATTGAAATCTGCTCACCCGCAATATTTGTTATTGTTGAGTTTACGCCTAAATTAAGCCCTGTACCGCCGTTGCCGTTTGCCTCTATGATTGCAAAATCCTGAATTGTAAAAGAAGTTGACTGTGCAGCGCTTATGCCCGCGCCGATATTATTATTTACGCTTAATTTAGAGGTTAGGCTGCCGCTTCCATCTAAAAGAAGAGAGCCGTTTGCGGATGTGGATATACCGGTAATGTTTCCTTCTGCGGTAATAGTTTCCATGTTATTGAGCTTTAAAGAGCCTGAAGCCGCCTGTATACCGACGCCCCCTGATCCCGTACTGTTTTTATTGCCTGAGGCGCTTAAAGTTGAGTTAAGGCCGCCGTTTATTTCAAGTTCCGCCGTTGCCCCGTTAACCAAAAGCCCCGCTGCAGCCGCCGTAGCAGAAACCCCGTTGCCGTCCAAAGTTACCACACCGTTATCGGTAAGATTCATAGTTGTTTTACCGTTGTTTACGGCAAACCCGTACCTTCCGTTACCGGTGGATTCAAATATATCAACCCTGTCCAAAACAAGATTTGCTGCAGTTGATAAAAAGCCGAAAGTTCCCACGCTTGTATTATTATTTGTTTTTATGGTAAGATTCTGCCCCGCCGCTGTCTCTATAGTGCTTGCGCCTGAGATGACAAAACCGTTGCCGCCGTTGCCGCTGGCTTCAATTTCTCTGAAGTCCTTAATTGTGACAAGCCCCGCAGAAGAAAACCCGGTGCCCGTATTATTGTTGACCGAAAGTTTAGACGCGGCAGATCCGGTGCCCGTTAAATTCAATGTAGTGTTTGCCGCTGTGGTGATACCGCTGGCATTGCCATTTACATTCATTGTTTCTACGCCGCTTATATCTAAAGAAGCCGAAGCGCCCGTAACGGAAACGCCTATATTGCCGTTATTATTAATATTTATAGTCGAAAAACCGCTTATATCCGTACTGCCGCTGTTAATAAGGCCCGTATAAGTGTTGTTGCTTATGCTTAAAGAGGATGTCGCACTGCCGTTGCCTGACAAAGTTAAATTTGTCGATGCCACATTTTGTACGCCGGTATAATTGCCGTTAATATCTACGGACTGCATATTTGTCATTGTTACGGCGGAGCCGGCGGTGCTGATATATATACCTTGCCCAGCGGTAAGGTTGCCTGAACCGTCCTGGCGGCCGTTGCCAGAGGCGGTGAATGTTGTGGTGCCGTCCGCTTTACCGGTAATTGTAATAGAACCGCCGCTTGCAGCCTGCATGCCAATGTTAGTGTTACCGTTAAAAATAATGTTTTGGTAATCCGTTATTGATACCTCTGAGCCAGCGCCGGTAGAAAGAATACCCGTGCCGCCTGTTGTTGTCGCATTTTTATTATTGCTGGAGTTAATCGTATTTGTCCCGCCGCCGATAAAATTGAGTTTAGAACCTGCGGCGTTTGAAATACCGAGAACGCTGCCGCTGATATTTACATCCGCATTGTTTATGTTAAGCGTTGTCGCGCCTGTCAGATTTAACCCCGTACCTGATGTGCCTGCGGCGTTTCTGTTATCCGTTAAATTTATAGCGCCGCCGTTACCGTTAACCGTAACAACCCCGCCGCCTGTAAGCTGAAATCCCTGCGCTGTATTATTAGACGCCGAAATTGTAAAACCGTCAAGGTTCAAAACGCGGTTTGTAACCGAGCTGTTAAAAATAATGCCGGCGGTGCCGCCGTCATAGGCGGAGTTGTCGGTAAGAGTATGGTCCGCCGAGGTCAGTACAAGCTGTGCCGCATTTGCGCCGCTTGATAAGAAAATAAAGATTGCCGTTATTTTAAATATATTTTTCATTTTATCTCTCTTATAAAACAGTCCTATAATCTGTTAGGTTAATATAATTTAACTGCTATTATTAATGTAAATTAAAACTATTATACCTTTTATATTACACCCATTATACCTATTATTTATAATATTTAGTAATTAATTTAAAAAACATAAAACTCTTTATTAAAAGCAGCGCGGAGTTTTAATAAAAAATATTGTTTTAAGTTTAATTAGTAAATAGAATTAAGCATTTTGTATAGTATGTACATGTTCTTTGTCTTAAAAAATTTATGAAATTATAAAACTTCCTATATGGGAAATTTGCTGGATGTAAATTAAAATATGGGGGTATTATCGAAACTGAGGGGTTTTTAGTGTTTTTATATGGAATATTTATTGATACGGCGCAAAGAAGTCTTTATGTTCAAAGCGGTAAATAAAAGGTAAACTTTAATATAAAGATAAAAGTATAAAAATATTTAGTTGTACAATATTTTCATCTATATCTGTATAACAAAAAAAGGAGTAGAAAAATGGATAGTGAAATATTGGAACAATTGAAAAATATAAATACACAATTAGAAAAAATTACAAAACTTCTTGAAGAAAAAAAGGCCTTCCCCCCAAAAAGAGATTTTGGCGACAGAAAACCTTTTGGCGACAGAAAGTCATTTGGCGACAGAAAACCGTTTGGTAAAGGCGGCGGAAGAGATTTTGATCGTAAGCCCCGTTCTTCGGAACAGCGTTTTAACGCGGATGGCAAACCCAGAGTAATTGCCGACGGAAGAGATTTTGGCCCCAAAGGCAATAAAAGAGGCCGTTTTTAAGTCTTAATAAATATTTAAATAAATAACCGGCGTTTATTATAAACGCCGGTTATTTTTTTGTAAGTTAACTGAAAAATTTATTTTCTTACAATAATAACTTCATGTGCGGGTTTTATATGTTTGCCTACTTTGCAGCTTTCAACATTTGTTTTTAATCCGGTCTCATGTTCTTTCGGGAAAGTTTCGGGAATTGTAACAAATACTTTAAAATTGTCCACCATGCCTTCTTTTGTATATGCGGGTTCAATATCAACATTCACGCCTTCCTTGCTAAGGCCGTGCTTATCTAAATAAAAAAGTGCAAATACTGCGGTGCAGGCGGCGAAAGAAGCTAAAAACAAGTCAAAAGGATTCGGCGCGGTATTGTCCCCTTTATGCGCGGCGGGCAAATCCGTATTAACTGTAAAACCCCCTACTTCAACTGCTATTTTCATATTGCCTGTGTATTTTGTTTTTACCATAAAATTCTCCTTATTAATATAAATTAAAGCATATTAAAACTGTAAGTGTAACGCTTAAATCGGTATATGATTTTTTCAAATGTAAAAAAACATAAAAATGCAAAATAAACGCGGCGGGTTGAATATATTTGTATATATTAAAATGTTTCTTATATACAAAAAATTAGGTAGCATATGATAATGAGAGTTAACAGCTATTGGTTTGTTTTTTATAAGA from Elusimicrobium minutum Pei191 harbors:
- the nadB gene encoding L-aspartate oxidase — its product is MRILNTDVLVIGSGLAGATYALKAARNGLNVIMICGGELAETNSDLAQGGVVFENPKTVNGLLKDIQTAGCGLCNIPAAKDICVNGHKVIEELFIKDLGVPFDTDKNGKLLLTREGAHSKKRILYSKDTTGHAMLSRLLRQVKKTKNIKTFTHNTAVDLLTLSHNSSETLDRYYPLTCFGAYILDNKKSEVYAVTAKKTVLATGGAGQLYRHTTNSPSSFGHGIAMAYRVGARVMNMEFMQFHPTVFGKGKTFLISEAVRGEGAVLVNSKGRQFMNKYHPMGSLAPRDVVARAIEEQRLHGDKVFLDLSAIKPEHVKERFPNIYSKCLEQGVDITKENIPVVPAAHYFCGGVYADVNGRTNILNLNAVGETACTGLHGANRLASTSLLESLSMGAACAKKDFEDIKKTKFHIPVPREWRSPRAKPDLNLIKQDISTLQSTMWNYVGLIRSKTHLQRAEKILRHLHNEIAVFYQDVELTPELINLRNGTQTGLLITYAALKNNRNIGCHFIS
- a CDS encoding OsmC family protein translates to MVKTKYTGNMKIAVEVGGFTVNTDLPAAHKGDNTAPNPFDLFLASFAACTAVFALFYLDKHGLSKEGVNVDIEPAYTKEGMVDNFKVFVTIPETFPKEHETGLKTNVESCKVGKHIKPAHEVIIVRK
- a CDS encoding type IV pilin protein — protein: MKKGFTLIELLVVVLIIGILAAIALPQYNKAVARSRSAEMLLALKAINTAQKAHVLATGSFAKDYGELSIEFPGCNYQTVSGTISINYLKCNKFTSVIETTGRAIFIGPYNGSNMSLSLNERSTYILYTPLATDEVICRDGNILPVKPSCKDIGFTKAYTGNSCFWGSCYTQ
- a CDS encoding pertactin-like passenger domain-containing protein, giving the protein MKNIFKITAIFIFLSSGANAAQLVLTSADHTLTDNSAYDGGTAGIIFNSSVTNRVLNLDGFTISASNNTAQGFQLTGGGVVTVNGNGGAINLTDNRNAAGTSGTGLNLTGATTLNINNADVNISGSVLGISNAAGSKLNFIGGGTNTINSSNNKNATTTGGTGILSTGAGSEVSITDYQNIIFNGNTNIGMQAASGGSITITGKADGTTTFTASGNGRQDGSGNLTAGQGIYISTAGSAVTMTNMQSVDINGNYTGVQNVASTNLTLSGNGSATSSLSISNNTYTGLINSGSTDISGFSTININNNGNIGVSVTGASASLDISGVETMNVNGNASGITTAANTTLNLTGTGSAASKLSVNNNTGTGFSSAGLVTIKDFREIEASGNGGNGFVISGASTIETAAGQNLTIKTNNNTSVGTFGFLSTAANLVLDRVDIFESTGNGRYGFAVNNGKTTMNLTDNGVVTLDGNGVSATAAAAGLLVNGATAELEINGGLNSTLSASGNKNSTGSGGVGIQAASGSLKLNNMETITAEGNITGISTSANGSLLLDGSGSLTSKLSVNNNIGAGISAAQSTSFTIQDFAIIEANGNGGTGLNLGVNSTITNIAGEQISISSSNNTGAASDGIYSSAANLELKDLASLQLNNNGRYGLHVYSGSVSIDAAGRVFGVGDLSVTGNGNHGVYLRLDNLEIANVDGINISGNGGTGMLASGGTLSLKSNNTEGKMIFSNNGGDGAKFTGSTQLINFTQINAFNNGGTGFSLAGNIDWQTQVDSEFSFVAKDNGASGIVLNGSSLEDPLVFNVKELVLTNNGTKVTSNSGTGLSLGRNITFNVTDTDITATDNGAIGLYVSGGGVLNAISSTGTNIIRLRNNGDKSLSGSSMGMDVHGGRFYAENMNVINIENQNFGIIAWYNGEAIMKDSNIIVTDNANGILASRATIDINSTSGLHTIYGSGNTYALITQENAQYEGSEYFNITNMDIYLENNSYAIASTFGGGAMNIKGNGSNILSFKDNLQSGLFAQWNVNRPSAGTKVALSQVNVEGMYIQTENDDLAIAESSQEGGAEINIKDSTINMLTQDTLFQTIGYGVYNIENVTATGNSALLVNTAIADHNDPSVMVGKSEFNAKDAFLSGVITTAADTAAHVSFTDSAWNMINSSNMTSLTNSSSDIFIGSQTSGAYNTLTLENYMGHNGNIYLNTDVNGGSTDMISVSGSANGSTTLFINDTSTTLPGTDPLEIKIVEAKAGAHISANSFVLNGGSIDTGAFKYFLLQGNKDQSDNQSFFLRLSNAMTDTFKTMLNIPQLNVVMAQTGMNSLQKRLGDLRNFGNSSKQHGVWTRSYGKQITVDDLIETDMSIFGFEAGYDFLMREGDENRIYLGLMGGYMTAGNVKTKQDNGFYSKGNGDAPSVGAYMTFITPSSYFLDLTIRNFWTNLDMVNYSSLGTELKYSPRRNLFTMSAEFGKEFQIMSCRGTQWRVEPKAELAFLNASGDSTNVENGNGSLKYENASYIITKASVMLAYMHKRQTGLFTQPYAELAYSQTFMGKGDVSYSGAVSETNLSGGAFETALGLNYQFNKDIYVYGQATFETGSKIQAFGGNLGFRLAF
- a CDS encoding HdeD family acid-resistance protein; the encoded protein is MKLSSKASSFLALTGILSLVLGILVLVYPGLTLVTLAFILGVGILCTGIVQLSGYITNKEMLTKPGWTLVVALLDIFIGIFLLANLGGAAMAIPFVVGFWAMFVSITKIAASASFRELGFKNWWVVLISGFLGLILSFFIMFCPTFGALVVIVYIGVYLIFVGITDIAEAFYVSKLN
- a CDS encoding MlaD family protein; translated protein: MRAETKVGIFAVAGVILFGISVYMLGNISTGGEYKVNVRFSDVTGLPGKSTVKLNGVDVGKVRRIKMNGDHVLVTVGIKDGVEIYRDAAFKITTSSIIGSKFLSIAQGKPGKGILKNGDTIDGANEPSMDQMVQETLASVKQFVDSINGDGGLGEDLNATLSNVRNLSANLNELIASLKPYLENSAHDISYMTADLRDLIAKADSIVDKIDNGDGMIGALINDPEVKQNVKESFADLKETLAETKTFVGKMSRFRVFWVFDGYYNMDAEALAAQVALKVYPSNNYTYYRAGFANIGNEDDFVSDNDYMERNKLDLRLGFYNNYFDFSAGLVWGAGGAELILKPFYGHGFWERLTLQGRFTDFGRDRTINNRDFSKPNVLYGVNFEINRFIEIGAGMSDALEVNQPYIRAMIKFQDKDISSFFGLAAMASN